One window from the genome of Rhodopseudomonas sp. P2A-2r encodes:
- a CDS encoding methyl-accepting chemotaxis protein has product MFSQFSIRMKMTIVISILLLSMSGLGLLAVRSMQSIHAKAADIRTNWLPSVRAVAELRAETINYRNIIRKHILAETAPAKAASEKRLSEVVQVIARIRDGYVKLITSAEEKALYDKWSEQWTAYGAGAQEVLALSHASVGKIPHEANDLNESKVNDLGKAADITLEKDIDLNNRGADAAGKAADSDYATAFGVLAVILGVSVVFGVGVGIYLVRDVSRGIASIVTPMTALGTGDLTAVVPHQGMKTEMGMMADSLQVFKQALIDKRAADEAAGLDAQAKIERGQRLDRITSDFEAMIGEIVETVSSASTELEASAATLTATAERSENLATTVASASEEASTNVQSVASATEEMASSVNEISRQVQDSARIASEAVMQAEKTNERIGVLAAAASRIGDVVELINNIAGQTNLLALNATIEAARAGEAGRGFAVVASEVKALAEQTAKATGEISAQIDSMQAATGESVSAIKEIGVTIAQMSEIASTIASAVEEQGAATQEISRNVQQAAQGTQQVSANITDVQRGATETGAASTQVLSAARSLSRDSNRLKHEVGRFLYTVRAA; this is encoded by the coding sequence ATGTTTTCTCAATTTTCAATTCGAATGAAGATGACGATCGTCATCTCCATTCTGCTGCTGTCGATGTCGGGGCTCGGATTGCTTGCCGTCCGAAGTATGCAGTCGATCCACGCCAAGGCCGCCGATATCCGGACCAACTGGTTGCCGAGCGTGCGTGCCGTCGCGGAATTGCGGGCCGAGACCATCAATTACCGGAATATTATTCGCAAGCACATTCTGGCGGAGACCGCGCCGGCCAAGGCTGCTTCCGAGAAACGATTGAGCGAAGTGGTCCAGGTGATCGCCAGGATCCGCGACGGCTATGTGAAGTTGATCACCTCTGCGGAGGAAAAGGCGCTCTATGACAAATGGAGCGAGCAATGGACCGCTTATGGAGCAGGCGCCCAGGAGGTGCTCGCTCTTTCGCATGCCAGCGTCGGCAAAATTCCCCATGAGGCGAACGACCTCAATGAAAGCAAGGTCAACGATCTCGGAAAAGCGGCCGATATCACCCTGGAAAAGGATATCGATCTGAATAACAGGGGCGCAGATGCCGCAGGCAAGGCTGCCGATAGCGACTATGCAACGGCGTTCGGAGTTCTTGCGGTCATTCTCGGGGTGAGCGTTGTATTCGGCGTCGGTGTCGGTATTTATCTCGTGCGCGACGTATCACGCGGCATTGCCTCGATCGTCACGCCGATGACGGCGCTGGGCACCGGCGACCTCACCGCCGTGGTGCCGCATCAGGGCATGAAGACGGAGATGGGGATGATGGCTGACAGCCTTCAGGTCTTCAAACAGGCCTTGATCGACAAGCGCGCTGCTGACGAAGCCGCCGGCCTCGATGCGCAGGCCAAGATCGAGCGCGGTCAGCGGCTCGACCGCATCACCAGCGATTTCGAAGCCATGATCGGCGAGATCGTCGAGACCGTGTCGTCGGCCTCCACCGAGCTGGAGGCGTCTGCCGCCACCCTGACCGCCACGGCGGAGCGCTCCGAAAATCTCGCCACCACGGTGGCTTCGGCATCGGAAGAAGCGTCCACCAATGTGCAGTCGGTGGCCTCGGCCACCGAGGAAATGGCGTCGTCGGTCAACGAGATCAGCCGCCAGGTGCAGGATTCCGCGCGCATCGCCAGCGAAGCGGTGATGCAGGCGGAAAAGACCAACGAGCGGATCGGCGTGCTGGCGGCCGCGGCCAGTCGCATCGGCGACGTCGTCGAGTTGATCAACAACATTGCTGGCCAGACCAATCTGCTGGCGTTGAACGCGACCATCGAAGCGGCGCGCGCTGGCGAGGCTGGCCGCGGCTTCGCGGTGGTGGCGTCGGAGGTGAAGGCGCTGGCCGAGCAGACCGCCAAGGCGACCGGAGAGATCAGTGCGCAGATCGACAGCATGCAGGCGGCGACCGGCGAGTCGGTGAGCGCGATCAAGGAGATCGGCGTCACCATCGCCCAGATGTCGGAAATCGCCTCGACCATCGCCTCGGCGGTGGAAGAGCAGGGCGCCGCGACGCAGGAGATTTCCCGCAACGTCCAGCAGGCGGCGCAGGGCACCCAGCAGGTCTCGGCCAACATCACCGACGTGCAGCGCGGAGCTACCGAAACCGGTGCGGCCTCGACGCAGGTGCTGTCGGCGGCGCGGTCGCTGTCGCGCGACAGCAACCGGCTCAAGCACGAGGTCGGCAGGTTCCTCTACACGGTCCGCGCCGCCTGA
- a CDS encoding nitronate monooxygenase: MKSPICAMLGIDFPLLAFSHCRDVVAAVSRAGGFGVLGATVHSPETLEQELKWIDAHVDGRPYGIDVLIPENMSTAGEKNVTWKSLESRVSPAHRDFTENLLKKYGIELTMTEVPADQPQPFDGTRALELLDVSFNHPIRLIANALGVPPKAMIEMGKQHGVPVAALVGAREHAIRQVAAGVDILVAQGTEAGGHCGEVSTMVLVPEVIKAIKPIRDVPVLAAGGIMTGRQMAGCMAMGAAGAWTGSVWLATVESETTEIFREKMIAASSRDAVRSKGRTGKPARQLRSVWTDAWDRGPDSPGALPMPLQSIISRDAFASIDRSAAAGNAAARDLVSYFVGQGVGLIDSVKSAGAVVQEFKEDFADAAEHLAALVAE, encoded by the coding sequence ATGAAATCGCCAATCTGCGCGATGCTGGGGATCGACTTTCCCCTGCTCGCCTTCAGCCATTGCCGCGACGTGGTCGCCGCCGTCAGCCGCGCCGGTGGCTTCGGCGTGCTCGGCGCCACCGTGCATTCGCCGGAGACGCTGGAGCAGGAGCTGAAGTGGATCGACGCCCACGTCGATGGCAGGCCCTACGGCATCGACGTGCTGATCCCGGAGAACATGTCGACGGCCGGCGAGAAGAACGTGACGTGGAAGAGCCTGGAGAGCCGCGTGTCGCCGGCGCATCGCGATTTCACCGAAAACCTGCTGAAGAAATACGGCATCGAGCTCACCATGACCGAAGTGCCGGCCGACCAGCCGCAGCCATTCGACGGCACGCGGGCGCTGGAACTGCTCGACGTGTCCTTCAACCATCCGATCCGGCTGATCGCCAATGCGCTGGGCGTGCCGCCCAAGGCAATGATCGAGATGGGCAAGCAGCACGGCGTGCCGGTCGCGGCCCTTGTGGGCGCCCGGGAGCACGCCATCCGCCAGGTGGCGGCGGGCGTCGACATTCTAGTGGCGCAGGGCACCGAGGCCGGCGGCCATTGCGGCGAGGTATCGACCATGGTGCTGGTGCCGGAAGTGATCAAGGCCATCAAGCCGATCCGCGACGTGCCGGTGCTGGCCGCTGGCGGCATCATGACCGGACGGCAGATGGCGGGGTGCATGGCCATGGGGGCCGCCGGCGCCTGGACCGGCTCGGTGTGGCTGGCCACGGTGGAATCCGAGACGACGGAGATCTTTCGCGAGAAGATGATCGCCGCCTCGTCGCGCGATGCCGTGCGCTCGAAGGGCCGCACCGGCAAACCCGCACGGCAATTGCGTTCCGTCTGGACCGACGCCTGGGATCGCGGGCCGGACAGTCCGGGCGCGCTGCCCATGCCGTTACAGAGCATCATCAGCCGCGACGCCTTCGCCTCCATCGATCGTTCCGCCGCGGCTGGCAATGCCGCCGCGCGCGACCTGGTCAGCTATTTCGTCGGCCAGGGCGTCGGTCTGATTGACAGCGTCAAATCCGCAGGCGCAGTTGTGCAGGAGTTCAAGGAAGATTTTGCCGATGCCGCCGAGCATCTGGCTGCGCTGGTAGCGGAATAG
- a CDS encoding efflux RND transporter permease subunit: MIALVRIALSRPYTFVVLALLLLIVGPLAALRTPTDIFPEIRIPVIGVIWGYTGLPPDQMAGRITTPFQRALTTTVNDIEHISANSYAGFGIVKIFFQPNVDIRTANAQVTAISQTLIRQLPPGATPPLILNYSASTVPIINIALSGEGFNEQQLQDIAFNQLRTQLVTVPGAAIPFPFGGKQRQVTIDLNPGALQARGLSGQDVANALAAQNLITPVGTQKIGAFEYTINLNNAAVKIDELGNLPIRSVNGAMLYVRDIATVRDGNSPQTNIVHVDGSRSVIMQVLKAGSVSTLDIIAGIKQKVIDYGPALPDGVKISYIGDQSAFVRGAIEGVAVEGVIAALLTSVMILLFLGSWRSTVIIAVSIPLSILGAIIMLSMIGETLNIMTLGGLALAVGILVDDATVTIENINYHLEHGKDVEPAIMDGANQIVVPAFVSLLCICIVFVPMFFLNGIARFLFVPMAEAVMFAMLWSFLLSRTLVPTMAKYLLHKHVQHAEGERPPTRNPLVKFQRGFEARFERFRAGYHGLLDLALSHRPVFVVGFLGVVAVSFLLVPFLGRNFFPTVDGGSILMHVRTQVGTRVEETANQFADITKAIRKIIPPDQIDAMTDNIGMPVSGINLTYNNTGVIGSQDGDFQIKLKEHHKPTALYVQALREQLPRQFPGVSFAFLPADIVSQILNFGAPAPIDLQIRGNNLAGNYAYASKLLAQMRRIPGIADARIQQSPNNPGFNVDVDRTRAQYVGLTARDVTNSLVVNLAGSSQVAPTYFLNPDNGISYSIVMQTPQYRMDSLGALETLPITAVNASTTPILGGVANIRRSASNAVVSQYDIQTMVQIYATTQGRDLGAVANDIYKVIDATRADVPRGSNVALLGQVQTMNSAFSGLLFGLLGAVVLIYLLIVVNFQSWSDPFVIITALPAALAGIVWMLFITHTTLSVPALTGAIMCMGVATANSVLVISFARERYAILGDPIAAASEAGFVRFRPVLMTALAMIIGMAPMALGLGEGGEQNAPLGRAVIGGLIFATIATLVFVPVVFSMVHKKQSPAEAGSSELSHVH, encoded by the coding sequence ATGATTGCTTTGGTGCGCATTGCGTTGAGCCGACCCTATACTTTCGTCGTGCTCGCGCTGCTGCTTCTGATCGTCGGCCCGCTGGCGGCTTTGCGCACGCCGACGGATATTTTCCCCGAGATCCGCATCCCCGTCATCGGCGTTATCTGGGGCTATACCGGCCTGCCGCCGGACCAGATGGCCGGGCGCATCACCACGCCGTTCCAGCGTGCGCTGACCACCACGGTCAATGACATCGAACACATCTCGGCGAATTCCTATGCCGGCTTCGGCATCGTCAAGATCTTCTTCCAGCCCAATGTCGATATCCGCACCGCCAACGCCCAGGTCACGGCGATTTCCCAGACGTTGATCCGGCAGCTGCCGCCGGGCGCGACTCCGCCGCTGATCCTGAACTACTCGGCGTCGACGGTGCCGATCATCAACATCGCGCTGTCCGGCGAAGGCTTCAACGAACAGCAGCTGCAGGACATCGCCTTCAACCAGTTGCGCACGCAGCTCGTCACCGTGCCCGGCGCGGCGATTCCGTTTCCGTTCGGCGGCAAGCAGCGGCAGGTCACCATCGATCTCAACCCCGGCGCGCTGCAGGCGCGCGGCCTGTCCGGCCAGGACGTTGCCAACGCACTGGCCGCGCAGAACCTGATCACGCCGGTCGGTACCCAGAAGATCGGTGCGTTCGAATACACCATCAATCTCAACAATGCCGCGGTGAAGATCGACGAACTCGGCAACCTGCCGATCCGCAGCGTCAACGGCGCCATGCTCTATGTGCGCGACATCGCCACTGTGCGCGACGGTAATTCGCCGCAGACCAATATCGTCCATGTCGACGGCAGCCGTTCGGTCATCATGCAGGTGCTGAAGGCCGGCTCGGTGTCGACGCTGGATATCATCGCCGGCATCAAGCAGAAGGTGATCGATTACGGCCCGGCGCTGCCGGACGGGGTCAAGATCAGCTATATCGGCGACCAGTCGGCGTTCGTGCGCGGCGCCATCGAGGGCGTCGCCGTCGAAGGCGTCATCGCAGCGCTGCTGACATCCGTGATGATCCTGCTGTTTCTCGGCAGCTGGCGCTCGACGGTGATCATCGCGGTGTCGATCCCGCTGTCGATCCTCGGCGCCATCATCATGCTGTCGATGATCGGCGAGACGCTCAACATCATGACGCTGGGCGGCCTCGCTCTGGCGGTCGGCATCCTGGTCGACGATGCCACGGTGACCATCGAGAACATCAACTACCATCTGGAGCACGGCAAGGACGTCGAGCCGGCCATCATGGACGGCGCCAACCAGATCGTGGTACCGGCCTTCGTGTCGCTGCTGTGCATCTGCATCGTGTTCGTGCCGATGTTCTTCCTCAACGGCATTGCGCGCTTCCTGTTCGTGCCGATGGCCGAAGCCGTGATGTTCGCCATGCTGTGGTCGTTCCTGCTGTCGCGCACGCTGGTGCCGACCATGGCCAAATACCTGCTGCACAAGCACGTGCAGCATGCCGAGGGCGAGCGACCGCCCACGCGCAACCCGCTGGTGAAATTCCAGCGCGGCTTCGAGGCCCGCTTCGAACGATTTCGCGCGGGCTATCACGGGCTGCTCGATCTGGCGCTCTCGCACCGTCCGGTGTTCGTGGTCGGCTTTCTCGGCGTTGTCGCCGTCTCCTTCCTGCTGGTGCCGTTCCTCGGCCGCAACTTCTTTCCCACCGTCGATGGCGGCAGCATCCTGATGCATGTGCGCACCCAGGTCGGCACCCGGGTCGAGGAAACCGCCAACCAGTTCGCCGACATCACCAAGGCGATCCGCAAGATCATTCCGCCGGACCAGATCGACGCGATGACCGACAATATCGGTATGCCCGTCTCCGGCATCAATCTGACCTACAACAACACCGGCGTGATCGGATCGCAGGACGGCGACTTCCAGATCAAGCTGAAGGAACACCACAAGCCGACCGCGCTCTATGTGCAGGCATTGCGCGAGCAACTGCCGCGGCAGTTCCCCGGCGTCAGCTTCGCCTTCCTGCCCGCGGATATCGTCAGTCAGATCCTGAACTTCGGGGCGCCGGCCCCCATCGATCTGCAGATCAGGGGCAACAACCTTGCCGGCAACTATGCCTATGCCAGCAAGCTGCTGGCGCAGATGCGCCGCATTCCCGGGATCGCCGACGCGCGCATCCAGCAGTCACCGAACAATCCGGGCTTCAACGTCGATGTCGACCGCACCCGCGCGCAATATGTCGGCCTCACCGCACGCGACGTCACCAATTCGCTGGTGGTCAATCTGGCGGGCAGTTCGCAGGTGGCGCCGACCTATTTCCTGAATCCGGACAACGGCATTTCCTATTCCATCGTGATGCAGACGCCGCAATACAGGATGGACTCGCTGGGCGCCCTGGAGACGCTGCCGATCACTGCCGTCAATGCAAGCACAACGCCGATCCTTGGCGGTGTTGCGAATATCAGGCGATCGGCTTCCAACGCCGTGGTGTCGCAATACGACATTCAGACCATGGTGCAGATCTACGCCACCACCCAGGGCCGGGATCTCGGCGCGGTCGCCAATGACATCTACAAGGTGATCGACGCCACCAGGGCTGATGTGCCGCGCGGCAGCAACGTCGCTTTGCTCGGCCAGGTGCAGACCATGAATTCGGCCTTCTCGGGCCTGCTGTTCGGCCTGCTCGGCGCGGTCGTGCTGATCTACCTGCTGATCGTGGTCAATTTCCAGTCGTGGTCCGATCCCTTCGTGATCATCACCGCGCTGCCGGCGGCGCTCGCCGGCATCGTCTGGATGCTGTTCATCACCCACACCACATTGTCGGTGCCGGCGCTGACCGGCGCCATCATGTGCATGGGCGTCGCTACCGCCAATTCGGTGCTGGTGATCTCCTTCGCCCGCGAGCGCTACGCCATCCTCGGCGACCCCATCGCCGCCGCCTCGGAAGCCGGCTTCGTCCGCTTCCGGCCGGTGCTGATGACCGCGCTGGCGATGATCATCGGCATGGCGCCGATGGCGCTGGGGCTGGGCGAGGGTGGCGAGCAGAATGCGCCGCTCGGCCGCGCCGTGATCGGCGGCCTGATTTTTGCTACGATTGCCACGCTGGTGTTCGTCCCGGTGGTCTTCAGTATGGTCCACAAGAAGCAGTCGCCTGCGGAAGCGGGCAGCTCGGAGTTGTCGCATGTCCACTGA
- a CDS encoding efflux RND transporter periplasmic adaptor subunit, with protein sequence MSTDPKQVDAKPVSLRKLGLVGVVGLCAAGAIVVTGIMARAKTDSELRSWTEAQAIPSVAVANADPRALNATLDLPGRLEAYTRAPIFARVSGYLKEWSADIGAQVKAGQVIAEIEAPDLDQQLLQARADLASQQSSARLSEATLTRRKSLVASNFVSAQEIDERSADLANKKAAVNSGTANVERLEALAGYKKITVPFDGVVTQRNTDVGALISGGTGTGLAMFVISDIRKLRVYVDVPQSYVPAIRIGAKAIISVPDYPNRTFPATVEASSQSVDVGSGTTRMQLVLDNPKGELMPGGYANVKMSLIRDSAPLHIPAGALIFSKDGLRVATVTADDRILFKPVTIARDLGRDIEIGSGIAPDDRIVTAPPDGLNDGDQVRVSNTAKDTKPATASEKQDVKG encoded by the coding sequence ATGTCCACTGATCCCAAGCAGGTCGACGCGAAGCCGGTGTCCCTGCGCAAACTCGGGCTGGTCGGGGTTGTCGGCCTGTGCGCGGCCGGGGCCATCGTCGTCACCGGCATCATGGCGCGGGCGAAGACCGACAGCGAGCTGAGGAGCTGGACGGAAGCGCAGGCGATCCCGAGCGTGGCGGTCGCCAACGCCGACCCGCGGGCGCTCAACGCGACGCTGGATCTGCCGGGCCGGCTCGAGGCCTATACAAGGGCGCCGATCTTCGCCCGGGTCAGCGGCTATCTAAAGGAGTGGAGCGCCGACATCGGCGCCCAGGTCAAGGCCGGCCAGGTGATCGCCGAGATCGAGGCGCCCGATCTCGACCAGCAGCTGCTGCAGGCCCGCGCCGACCTCGCCAGCCAGCAGTCCAGCGCCCGGCTGTCGGAGGCGACGCTGACCCGCCGCAAGTCGCTGGTCGCCTCGAACTTCGTGTCGGCGCAGGAAATCGACGAGCGCTCCGCCGACCTCGCCAACAAGAAGGCGGCGGTCAATTCCGGCACCGCCAATGTCGAACGGCTGGAAGCGCTGGCCGGCTACAAGAAGATCACCGTGCCGTTCGACGGCGTCGTCACCCAGCGCAACACCGACGTCGGCGCGCTGATCTCCGGCGGCACCGGGACGGGGCTGGCGATGTTCGTGATCTCCGACATCAGGAAGCTGCGCGTCTATGTCGATGTGCCGCAGAGCTATGTGCCGGCCATCCGGATCGGTGCCAAGGCCATCATCTCGGTCCCCGATTATCCGAACCGGACCTTCCCGGCGACCGTCGAAGCCTCCTCGCAGTCGGTCGATGTCGGCTCCGGCACCACCCGCATGCAGCTGGTGCTGGACAATCCGAAGGGCGAACTGATGCCGGGCGGCTACGCCAATGTGAAGATGAGCCTGATCCGCGACAGCGCGCCGCTGCACATCCCGGCCGGTGCGCTGATCTTCAGCAAGGACGGCCTGCGCGTCGCCACCGTCACCGCGGACGACAGGATCCTGTTCAAGCCCGTGACCATCGCCCGCGACCTCGGCCGCGACATCGAAATCGGCTCCGGCATCGCGCCGGACGATCGCATCGTCACCGCGCCGCCGGATGGTCTGAACGACGGCGACCAGGTGCGGGTGTCGAATACGGCGAAAGACACCAAGCCGGCCACAGCGTCGGAAAAGCAGGACGTGAAGGGCTGA
- a CDS encoding methyl-accepting chemotaxis protein, whose amino-acid sequence MLARISIRAKITIVISFLLVAMTGMGLLAVGKMQTINANAAELKDNWLPSVRVLGALRATTIDYRNLMRAHILAQNAEQLEAVDKGIDKIAKRILDQRSEFEKLISSAEERAVYSEWSTEWENYLSRSQSLLALDRKNLGKGLLEAHELNLKTVNPLGAKADFVLLKIIEMNNNGAEASGKRATESYNSAFTLLAIILGVSAAVGIGVGVYLVKDVSAGIASIASPMQALGEGDLSATVPHRGEKTEIGGMADALELFKQALIAKRASDAASAIEADAKIERGARVDSITRDFEAMIGQIVETVSHASTELEASAGTLTATAERSQQLTTMVAAASEEASTNVQSVASATEEMASSVNEISRQVQDSARIASEAVAQAEKTNDRVGELAKAAARIGDVVELINTIAGQTNLLALNATIEAARAGDAGRGFAVVASEVKALAEQTAKATGEISAQINGIQAATQESVDAIKEIGTTIGRMSEIASTIASAVEEQGAATQEIARNVQQAAQGTQQVSANITDVQHGASETGSASSQVHSAAQSLSSESSRLRLEVGKFLASVRAA is encoded by the coding sequence ATGCTTGCCCGCATCTCCATTCGCGCCAAGATCACCATCGTCATTTCATTCCTGCTGGTGGCGATGACCGGCATGGGCCTGCTGGCAGTTGGCAAGATGCAGACGATCAATGCCAATGCGGCGGAGCTGAAGGACAACTGGCTGCCCAGCGTTCGCGTGCTCGGCGCGCTGCGCGCCACGACGATCGACTATCGCAACCTGATGCGGGCGCACATCCTGGCGCAGAATGCCGAACAGCTGGAAGCGGTCGACAAGGGCATCGACAAGATTGCCAAGCGGATCCTCGATCAGCGTTCCGAATTTGAAAAGCTGATTTCGAGTGCGGAAGAGCGCGCCGTCTACAGCGAGTGGTCCACGGAGTGGGAAAACTACCTCTCCCGCAGCCAGAGCCTGCTGGCGTTGGACCGCAAGAACCTCGGCAAGGGGTTACTCGAAGCGCATGAGTTGAATCTCAAGACTGTCAATCCGCTCGGTGCCAAGGCGGACTTCGTCCTGCTGAAGATCATCGAGATGAACAACAACGGCGCCGAAGCATCGGGCAAGCGGGCGACCGAGAGCTACAATTCGGCGTTCACGTTGTTGGCCATCATTCTCGGCGTCTCGGCGGCGGTCGGCATTGGTGTCGGCGTCTATCTGGTCAAGGACGTCTCCGCGGGTATTGCCTCGATCGCCTCGCCGATGCAGGCGCTCGGCGAAGGCGATCTGTCTGCAACGGTGCCGCACCGGGGCGAAAAGACCGAGATCGGCGGGATGGCGGATGCGCTGGAGCTGTTCAAGCAGGCACTGATCGCCAAGCGGGCCAGCGATGCAGCGTCGGCCATCGAGGCCGACGCCAAGATCGAACGCGGCGCGCGGGTCGACAGCATCACCCGCGATTTCGAGGCCATGATCGGCCAGATCGTCGAAACCGTCTCGCATGCCTCGACCGAACTGGAGGCGTCGGCGGGCACGCTGACGGCCACGGCCGAACGGTCGCAACAGCTGACCACCATGGTGGCGGCGGCGTCGGAAGAGGCCTCCACCAACGTGCAGTCGGTTGCCTCCGCCACCGAAGAGATGGCGTCCTCCGTCAACGAGATCAGCCGTCAGGTCCAGGACTCCGCGCGCATCGCCAGCGAGGCAGTGGCGCAGGCGGAGAAGACCAACGACCGCGTCGGCGAGCTGGCCAAGGCAGCGGCCCGCATCGGCGATGTCGTCGAACTAATCAACACAATCGCCGGCCAGACCAACCTGCTGGCGCTGAACGCGACCATCGAGGCGGCTCGCGCCGGCGATGCGGGCCGCGGCTTCGCCGTCGTCGCCTCGGAAGTGAAGGCCCTGGCGGAGCAGACCGCCAAGGCGACCGGTGAGATCAGCGCCCAGATCAACGGCATCCAGGCCGCGACGCAGGAGTCCGTGGACGCGATCAAGGAGATCGGCACCACCATCGGGCGGATGTCCGAGATCGCCTCGACCATCGCCTCGGCGGTGGAAGAGCAGGGCGCAGCGACGCAGGAAATTGCCCGCAATGTACAGCAGGCGGCGCAGGGCACCCAGCAGGTCTCCGCCAACATTACCGATGTGCAGCATGGCGCCAGCGAGACCGGTTCGGCCTCGTCGCAGGTGCATTCAGCCGCGCAGTCGCTGTCGTCAGAAAGCAGCCGCCTCAGGCTCGAGGTCGGCAAGTTCCTCGCGTCGGTTCGCGCCGCCTGA
- a CDS encoding flavin-containing monooxygenase, whose amino-acid sequence MATQPQSAQGKPAARYDVVVVGAGFAGLYMLHRLRGLGLTARVYEQGGDVGGTWYWNRYPGARCDVESMQYSFSFDDELQQTWNWSERYAPQPEILRYANHVADRFDLRRDIQLDTRVESAVFDEHSNRWTVTTSGGSVSARHVVLATGCLSNARMPEFKGLRDFQGEVYHTGHWPHAPVDFTGLRVGVIGTGSSAIQSIPLIAEQASQVLVFQRTANFSVPARNAPLTDEERARWRADYAELRRRAREDMKNGILQVVPDRGALDDPDDIRSQKYQARWTSGGLTFMGVYNNLALEQAANDTAANFIREKIAEIVEDPETARLLQPDNHPVGSKRICVDTDYYATFNRPNVKLVDIRSHPIEQILPHAVRSGGKDYEVDALVLATGFDAMTGSVAKIDIRGRGGQTLNDKWAEGPRTYLGLMSAGFPNLFLITGPGSPSVLSNMIVSIEQHVDWIADCLAYMGDRGVETMEAMRPAEDKWVAHVNEVAQGTLYPQANSWYMGANIPGKPQIFMPYIGGVGVYRQICNDVAAKDYEGFAMTVETVTHKAAAS is encoded by the coding sequence ATGGCCACGCAGCCGCAATCCGCCCAGGGCAAGCCAGCCGCGCGCTATGACGTCGTCGTGGTCGGCGCCGGATTCGCCGGCCTGTACATGCTGCACCGACTGCGCGGCCTCGGTCTTACGGCGCGGGTCTATGAGCAGGGCGGTGATGTCGGCGGGACCTGGTACTGGAACCGCTATCCCGGCGCGCGCTGCGACGTCGAAAGCATGCAATATTCGTTTTCGTTCGACGACGAACTGCAGCAGACGTGGAACTGGAGCGAGCGCTACGCGCCGCAGCCGGAAATCCTGCGCTACGCCAACCACGTCGCCGACCGCTTTGACCTGCGCCGCGATATCCAGCTCGACACCCGCGTCGAGTCCGCCGTGTTCGACGAGCACAGCAACCGCTGGACGGTGACGACCTCCGGCGGCAGCGTTTCCGCGCGCCATGTCGTGCTGGCCACCGGCTGCCTGTCCAATGCCCGGATGCCGGAGTTCAAGGGCCTGCGCGATTTTCAGGGCGAGGTCTATCACACCGGCCACTGGCCGCATGCACCGGTGGACTTCACCGGCCTGCGCGTCGGTGTGATCGGCACCGGTTCGTCGGCGATTCAGTCCATTCCGCTGATCGCCGAGCAGGCGAGCCAGGTGTTGGTGTTTCAGCGCACCGCCAATTTCAGCGTGCCGGCGCGCAATGCACCGCTCACCGACGAGGAGCGCGCGCGCTGGCGCGCGGATTATGCAGAGCTGCGTCGGCGCGCCCGAGAGGATATGAAGAACGGTATCCTGCAGGTGGTGCCCGACCGCGGCGCGCTCGACGATCCCGACGATATCAGGAGCCAGAAATACCAGGCGCGCTGGACATCGGGCGGACTGACCTTCATGGGTGTCTACAACAATCTCGCGCTGGAGCAGGCTGCCAACGACACTGCGGCGAATTTCATCCGCGAAAAAATCGCGGAGATCGTTGAGGATCCCGAGACCGCAAGACTGCTGCAGCCGGACAACCATCCTGTCGGTTCAAAACGCATTTGCGTCGATACCGACTACTACGCCACCTTCAATCGCCCGAACGTGAAGCTGGTGGATATCCGCTCGCATCCGATCGAGCAGATCCTGCCGCATGCGGTGCGCAGCGGCGGCAAGGATTATGAGGTCGATGCCTTGGTGCTGGCCACCGGCTTCGACGCGATGACCGGCTCGGTGGCGAAGATCGACATTCGCGGCCGGGGCGGCCAGACGCTCAACGACAAATGGGCGGAAGGCCCGCGCACCTATCTCGGCCTGATGAGCGCCGGCTTCCCCAACCTGTTCCTGATCACCGGCCCCGGTAGTCCCTCGGTGCTGTCGAACATGATCGTGTCCATCGAGCAGCACGTCGACTGGATCGCCGACTGCCTCGCCTATATGGGCGACCGCGGCGTTGAGACCATGGAGGCGATGCGCCCGGCCGAAGACAAATGGGTGGCCCATGTCAACGAGGTCGCGCAGGGCACGCTCTATCCGCAGGCCAATTCCTGGTACATGGGCGCCAACATCCCCGGCAAGCCGCAGATCTTCATGCCCTACATCGGCGGCGTCGGCGTCTACCGACAGATCTGCAACGACGTCGCGGCAAAGGATTACGAGGGATTTGCGATGACGGTGGAGACGGTCACGCACAAGGCGGCGGCATCCTGA